The proteins below come from a single Nitrosospira sp. Is2 genomic window:
- a CDS encoding DUF6682 family protein, whose translation MPFTCQSVVDLARIPLNDADQARYPDSTLLLFVNHALLQILKRRPDLFIGQFGNPLHGQNGLADAFPLPAEYVQTIADYVTARAEMTDDEHVNSGRAGVFMQLFDAEAQP comes from the coding sequence ATGCCTTTTACCTGTCAATCAGTCGTGGACCTGGCCCGAATACCGCTTAACGATGCAGACCAGGCGCGGTACCCGGACAGCACCCTGCTGCTCTTTGTCAATCATGCCCTGCTGCAGATTCTCAAGCGTCGGCCCGATCTGTTCATAGGGCAGTTCGGCAACCCGCTTCATGGGCAGAACGGCCTGGCCGACGCCTTTCCTCTTCCCGCGGAATACGTTCAAACAATAGCGGATTACGTAACGGCAAGGGCCGAGATGACCGACGACGAGCACGTGAACTCGGGACGCGCAGGCGTATTCATGCAACTTTTTGACGCGGAGGCTCAGCCGTGA